From Thalassotalea euphylliae, the proteins below share one genomic window:
- the secF gene encoding protein translocase subunit SecF encodes MQILKLKETVAFMRYRKVAMVFSMVMMIAAIASLAVNKLNFGLDFTGGVKVEVGFEQAADLTKMRQVLDANGFDDAIVQLFGTSRDVVIRMGERPGVKAETLGDQILSVLKDGMGVNVEMRRIEFVGASVGDELTEQGGLAMLTALICILVYVAFRFEWRFALGSVFALFHDVLLTLGLFSVLGIEFDLTVLAAILAVIGYSLNDTIVVSDRIRENFRKVREAGPEEIINISLTQTLSRTFITSITTLLVLAALFFKGGALIHGFATALLFGVFVGTYSSIYVASSIALTLGVSKEDLIPEVVEKEGAEHEEMMP; translated from the coding sequence ATGCAAATTTTAAAGTTAAAAGAAACTGTTGCCTTTATGCGCTACCGCAAGGTAGCCATGGTGTTCAGTATGGTGATGATGATCGCGGCGATTGCCTCGCTAGCGGTTAACAAGTTGAACTTCGGCCTCGATTTTACCGGCGGTGTCAAAGTTGAAGTGGGTTTTGAACAAGCGGCCGATCTCACTAAGATGCGCCAAGTACTCGATGCCAACGGCTTCGATGATGCGATTGTACAGTTATTCGGTACGAGCCGTGATGTGGTGATTCGCATGGGCGAGCGTCCGGGCGTGAAAGCAGAAACCTTAGGCGATCAAATACTTTCTGTACTAAAAGATGGTATGGGCGTAAATGTTGAAATGCGCCGTATTGAGTTTGTTGGTGCCAGTGTCGGTGACGAGCTAACCGAGCAAGGTGGCTTAGCCATGCTAACTGCGCTGATCTGTATCTTGGTTTACGTTGCGTTTCGCTTTGAATGGCGCTTTGCATTAGGTTCAGTATTCGCGTTATTCCACGATGTGTTGCTGACTTTAGGTTTATTCTCAGTGTTAGGTATTGAGTTTGACTTAACTGTATTAGCGGCAATCTTGGCGGTTATTGGTTACTCGCTTAACGATACCATCGTAGTGTCTGACCGTATTCGTGAGAACTTCCGTAAAGTCCGCGAGGCTGGCCCAGAAGAGATTATTAATATCTCACTTACACAAACGTTAAGCCGTACCTTTATCACCTCAATTACGACGCTATTGGTATTGGCGGCGTTATTCTTTAAAGGTGGCGCGCTGATTCACGGCTTTGCAACCGCTTTGCTATTTGGTGTGTTCGTGGGTACTTACTCTTCTATTTATGTTGCCAGTTCGATTGCCCTGACGTTAGGTGTTTCCAAAGAAGACCTGATTCCAGAAGTGGTGGAAAAAGAAGGTGCCGAGCACGAAGAAATGATGCCATAG
- a CDS encoding Na/Pi cotransporter family protein: MLSIQLRSRTALVTRISALILALLPLAVWAATSDSQSLHWFQMTMELFGGLALFLFGMEQMSDALKASAGDQMKNLLSKLTTNRFSAAISGAAVTSIIQSSSVTTVLVVGFVSAGLMTLSQSIGVIMGSNIGTTITAQIVAFKVEKAALLMIALGFAMLFLSNKEKMQHYGNMLMGLGLVFFGMGIMSEGMSPLRSYEPFINLMASMEKPLLGILVAAAFTALVQSSSATTGIVIVMASQGFISLPAGIALAFGANIGTCVTALLAAIGKPTEARRAAAIHIIFNIAGVFLWLWFIPQLAWLVSYISPSANNLTGIDKLAAEVPRQIANAHTIFNIANTLIFIGFTTHFGRLVEYLLPEKVTSKKAIIKPLYLDNELLETPALALDMVRRELAHLASIVDTMLAKTGDAFRERDATKFDEIAKMDDQADILHAEITDYIRKLTVQNLTEQENDSLMRYLSINEDLERIGDVIETNLVEVGKEAVRLKLRATETERTVLSQLYYQLREALTDTHHIALNDDELAAQDILHMKDNINQLVREAIEMQAVRLKQEGAENIDVTHMENELIDSMKRIYSLAKRIAKLSLPKNLFQEPD, encoded by the coding sequence ATGCTCAGCATTCAACTTCGCTCCAGAACTGCGCTTGTAACTCGCATAAGCGCCTTAATTCTTGCCTTGTTACCTCTAGCTGTTTGGGCAGCGACAAGCGATAGTCAGTCTCTGCATTGGTTTCAAATGACCATGGAGCTGTTTGGCGGCTTAGCACTGTTTTTATTTGGTATGGAGCAAATGTCTGATGCCCTTAAAGCGTCGGCTGGCGATCAAATGAAAAACCTGCTGTCAAAACTCACCACCAATCGCTTTTCCGCTGCCATTAGCGGCGCTGCGGTCACCTCCATTATTCAAAGCTCTTCGGTGACTACTGTGCTGGTGGTTGGTTTTGTCTCTGCCGGACTGATGACCTTATCGCAATCGATTGGTGTCATTATGGGCTCTAACATTGGCACCACCATTACTGCCCAAATTGTTGCCTTTAAAGTAGAAAAGGCCGCTTTGCTGATGATAGCACTTGGCTTTGCCATGTTATTTTTATCGAACAAAGAAAAAATGCAGCACTACGGCAATATGTTGATGGGTTTAGGGTTAGTATTTTTTGGCATGGGTATTATGAGTGAAGGCATGTCGCCGCTGCGCAGCTATGAGCCTTTTATCAACCTCATGGCCAGCATGGAAAAGCCCTTACTGGGTATTTTGGTCGCCGCGGCATTTACTGCGTTAGTGCAATCTTCATCTGCCACCACAGGTATTGTCATTGTCATGGCGAGTCAGGGGTTTATTAGCTTACCCGCCGGTATTGCGCTTGCCTTTGGCGCCAACATCGGTACTTGCGTCACCGCCCTACTTGCCGCCATAGGTAAACCGACAGAAGCGAGACGCGCCGCCGCTATTCATATTATTTTTAATATCGCCGGCGTATTCTTATGGTTGTGGTTTATACCGCAGCTAGCGTGGCTGGTGAGCTATATTTCCCCTAGCGCCAATAACTTAACGGGTATCGACAAACTAGCTGCCGAAGTGCCACGACAAATTGCCAACGCACATACCATTTTCAATATTGCTAACACCTTAATTTTTATCGGTTTTACTACGCATTTTGGCCGCTTAGTTGAATACTTGCTACCAGAAAAAGTCACGTCGAAAAAAGCCATTATTAAACCGCTTTATCTCGATAATGAGTTACTGGAAACCCCCGCATTAGCCCTTGATATGGTGCGCCGCGAGCTTGCCCATCTAGCGTCTATTGTCGATACCATGCTGGCAAAAACGGGTGATGCATTTCGTGAGCGTGATGCCACTAAGTTTGATGAGATTGCTAAGATGGATGATCAAGCCGATATCTTGCACGCGGAAATTACTGACTATATTCGCAAACTCACGGTACAAAACCTGACCGAGCAAGAGAATGACAGCCTAATGCGCTATCTCAGTATCAACGAAGATTTAGAGCGCATTGGTGATGTTATAGAAACCAATTTAGTGGAGGTAGGTAAAGAAGCGGTGCGCCTTAAACTGCGCGCCACCGAAACCGAGCGTACCGTCCTCAGCCAGCTTTACTATCAGCTACGCGAAGCATTGACCGATACCCATCATATCGCCTTAAACGATGATGAATTAGCGGCACAAGATATTCTGCATATGAAAGACAATATCAATCAATTGGTACGAGAAGCGATTGAGATGCAAGCGGTTCGCTTAAAGCAGGAGGGAGCGGAAAATATTGATGTCACTCATATGGAAAACGAGCTGATCGACAGCATGAAACGCATCTATTCACTGGCCAAACGTATCGCGAAACTATCACTACCGAAAAACCTATTTCAAGAGCCAGACTAG
- the yajC gene encoding preprotein translocase subunit YajC yields MSLSLGTIFAQAQPQGGGMEMLIMLAVFGLVFYFMIYRPQAKRVKEHKTLMSALSKGDEVLTQGGLVGKIAKVSDEKDFVVVAIADNTEVTVQKASISAVLPKGTMKSL; encoded by the coding sequence ATGAGTCTATCTTTAGGTACTATTTTCGCCCAAGCACAACCACAAGGTGGTGGCATGGAAATGTTAATCATGCTCGCGGTATTTGGTTTAGTGTTCTATTTTATGATTTACCGCCCACAAGCCAAGCGTGTGAAAGAGCACAAAACCTTGATGTCGGCGTTATCTAAAGGTGACGAAGTACTGACGCAAGGCGGCTTAGTTGGCAAAATCGCTAAAGTGTCAGACGAGAAAGACTTTGTTGTGGTCGCTATCGCTGACAACACTGAAGTGACAGTGCAAAAAGCATCAATCAGTGCAGTATTGCCAAAAGGAACTATGAAAAGCCTCTAA
- the secD gene encoding protein translocase subunit SecD — MLNKTPLWKTLMVMFVIAIGALYASPNLYGEDPAVQVSGLRGVEVDASTLDQIKAQLSENNIEAMSIALEKGQVLARFRDTENQIKARDLLHDTYGRDYSVALNLTPATPGWLATIGGSPMKLGLDLSGGVSFLMEVNMKEAINKAQTGLVGDFRSELRGEKIRYRSVKLDGDAIKVIFRNPQDLEKAEDYLSKQNRDLLFTSDDDSLSLTAVMSEQKQKEIREYALQQNITIIRNRVNELGVAEPLVQRQGQKHIVIELPGVQDTAKAKEILNATATIEFRMVDTDNDIGNALDGRVPASSQLLYERDGTPVLLKKRIMLTGDHIVDANSGFDEYSRPQVNITLDSPGGSKFSNATKDNIGKPMATVFIEYKGTDRKDAEGNMIFEKVEEVISVATIQARLGKSFRITGAGSQQEAHNLALLLRAGALIAPIQIVEERTVGPSLGAENIKLGFQAIVGGFALVFVFMMIYYRAFGVVANLALGANLIMIVGVMSMIPGATLTLPGMAGIVLTVGMAVDANVLIFERIREELRSGKSVQQSIHQGYDAAFSTILDANITTLIAAFILFAVGTGPIKGFAVTLSIGIITSMFTAIVGTRTVVNAVWGGKRLDKISI, encoded by the coding sequence GTGTTAAATAAAACCCCTCTATGGAAAACGCTAATGGTGATGTTCGTTATCGCCATTGGTGCGTTATACGCTTCGCCTAACCTCTACGGTGAAGACCCTGCGGTGCAGGTATCTGGCCTGCGCGGTGTTGAAGTTGATGCTTCAACGCTTGATCAAATTAAGGCTCAATTAAGTGAAAACAACATTGAAGCCATGAGTATTGCACTGGAAAAAGGCCAAGTATTGGCACGTTTTCGCGATACAGAAAACCAAATCAAAGCACGAGACTTGTTACACGACACTTATGGTCGTGACTACTCGGTGGCGTTAAACCTAACTCCAGCAACACCAGGTTGGCTGGCGACTATTGGCGGTTCGCCAATGAAGTTGGGTTTGGATTTAAGTGGTGGTGTGAGCTTCTTAATGGAAGTGAACATGAAAGAAGCCATCAACAAAGCGCAAACGGGCCTAGTCGGTGACTTTCGCTCTGAACTACGCGGTGAAAAAATTCGCTACCGCAGCGTCAAGCTTGATGGTGACGCGATTAAAGTTATTTTCCGCAACCCACAAGACTTAGAAAAAGCTGAAGATTACCTGAGTAAGCAAAACCGCGATTTACTGTTTACCTCGGATGACGATTCATTGAGCTTAACGGCCGTGATGTCCGAGCAAAAACAGAAAGAAATTCGCGAGTATGCTTTGCAGCAAAACATCACCATTATTCGTAACCGTGTGAACGAATTAGGTGTTGCTGAGCCGTTAGTACAACGTCAAGGTCAAAAGCACATTGTCATTGAATTACCGGGTGTTCAAGACACGGCGAAAGCAAAAGAGATCTTAAACGCAACTGCGACCATTGAATTTAGAATGGTCGATACCGATAACGATATCGGTAATGCCCTTGACGGCCGCGTTCCGGCCAGCTCACAGCTACTATACGAGCGCGATGGCACGCCTGTGTTGTTGAAAAAACGCATTATGCTAACGGGTGACCATATTGTTGATGCCAACTCTGGCTTTGACGAGTACAGCCGTCCGCAAGTAAATATCACGCTTGATTCGCCAGGTGGTAGCAAGTTCTCGAACGCCACCAAAGATAATATCGGTAAGCCAATGGCAACGGTATTTATTGAGTACAAAGGAACCGACCGCAAAGACGCCGAAGGCAATATGATCTTCGAAAAAGTTGAAGAAGTGATTTCTGTTGCGACAATTCAAGCGCGTCTTGGTAAGAGCTTCCGCATTACCGGTGCTGGTAGCCAACAAGAAGCCCACAACTTAGCGTTACTCTTGCGCGCCGGTGCCTTGATTGCCCCAATTCAAATTGTTGAAGAGCGCACGGTTGGCCCATCACTGGGTGCTGAAAACATCAAACTTGGCTTCCAGGCGATTGTTGGCGGTTTTGCACTCGTGTTCGTGTTTATGATGATTTACTACCGCGCATTTGGTGTTGTGGCTAACTTGGCACTAGGTGCCAACCTGATCATGATTGTTGGCGTGATGTCGATGATTCCGGGCGCGACGTTAACCTTACCGGGCATGGCGGGTATTGTACTCACCGTTGGTATGGCGGTTGATGCCAACGTTCTGATTTTTGAGCGTATCCGTGAAGAATTACGCAGTGGTAAATCGGTTCAGCAATCGATTCACCAAGGTTACGATGCAGCGTTTTCGACCATCTTAGATGCTAATATCACGACCTTAATTGCCGCCTTCATTCTATTTGCTGTCGGTACTGGCCCGATCAAAGGTTTCGCCGTAACACTATCAATCGGTATTATCACCTCGATGTTTACCGCGATTGTAGGTACGCGTACTGTGGTTAATGCAGTGTGGGGCGGTAAACGCCTTGATAAAATCAGTATTTAG